In Aciduliprofundum sp. MAR08-339, a single window of DNA contains:
- a CDS encoding oligosaccharide flippase family protein has protein sequence MDIGELKAISGIAIGNVITQILRFIFWFIVVWMVTPEKYGYIRYAFTIANFFLLPAASGFPAAITKFISENLDDKKKMKIYAFQTIFIDFVMILITTSIAIGFGIFLPYNIPIISSIFILITGLYYLYISYIRGLIDVRRLIGFGVSVSASRVVLIILFWLMNLQSIFWILFAYSLPLFIGILSMELLKEKTVKFEIFHLDRSILLEIIIFAVPGILSTTLWTITGQVDIVFIKSYYGYSVVGSYSLAKTITSLIGFVNGAIIVLQMPKVSSFKKNHKYIYNYTKKSLKIGFLATSIFAIMLYVFVRSIFDYLFPSAYKNSIPLIYIMIPGMIFAGLFSILAADWTGYGKPIENAKIMFFGMIFVIGLDFLLVPLYGSTGAAVVYTLSQCFIFILMYIKTMKYFRA, from the coding sequence GTGGATATAGGCGAATTGAAAGCTATATCTGGAATTGCGATTGGAAATGTTATTACCCAAATACTCCGATTTATTTTCTGGTTCATTGTAGTATGGATGGTAACACCTGAGAAGTATGGATATATACGTTACGCCTTTACCATAGCCAACTTTTTTTTACTACCTGCAGCCTCTGGTTTTCCTGCAGCGATTACTAAATTTATTTCAGAGAATTTAGATGATAAGAAAAAGATGAAAATATATGCCTTCCAAACCATTTTTATTGATTTTGTGATGATTCTTATAACAACTTCTATAGCCATTGGATTTGGTATTTTTTTACCTTATAACATTCCTATTATAAGTTCTATTTTTATTTTGATAACGGGTTTATATTATTTATATATCTCTTATATTAGAGGTCTTATAGATGTCAGGAGACTTATAGGATTTGGGGTGAGTGTAAGTGCCTCAAGGGTTGTACTAATTATATTATTCTGGCTTATGAATTTACAAAGCATATTTTGGATTTTATTTGCCTACTCACTTCCATTATTCATAGGTATATTGTCTATGGAGCTTTTGAAAGAAAAAACGGTAAAGTTTGAGATTTTCCATCTTGATCGTTCTATTCTCCTTGAAATTATAATTTTTGCCGTTCCTGGGATTTTATCTACAACTCTCTGGACTATAACAGGACAAGTAGATATTGTTTTTATAAAAAGTTATTATGGATATTCAGTTGTTGGATCCTATTCATTAGCAAAAACTATAACCTCCCTTATAGGATTTGTAAACGGTGCAATTATTGTGCTTCAAATGCCAAAGGTCTCAAGTTTTAAGAAAAATCACAAATATATTTATAATTATACTAAAAAATCTTTGAAAATTGGATTTTTGGCTACATCTATATTTGCAATAATGCTGTATGTTTTTGTAAGATCTATATTTGATTACCTTTTTCCCTCCGCCTATAAAAATTCCATACCATTAATTTATATAATGATTCCAGGTATGATATTTGCTGGACTTTTTTCCATATTAGCTGCAGATTGGACTGGATATGGAAAACCCATTGAGAATGCAAAAATTATGTTTTTTGGAATGATTTTTGTAATAGGTTTAGACTTTTTACTAGTACCTCTATATGGTTCTACAGGTGCGGCTGTTGTATACACACTTTCTCAATGTTTTATATTTATATTGATGTATATTAAAACAATGAAATATTTTAGAGCATGA
- a CDS encoding alkaline phosphatase family protein produces MFKNEEWDLFFIHFITSDIISHKYFGDMLKRTPLSIRALDIFKNIDKHIGWFLSNLPKETLIFILSDHGFYGYI; encoded by the coding sequence ATCTTCAAAAATGAAGAATGGGATTTGTTTTTCATACATTTCATAACCAGCGATATAATATCTCATAAATATTTTGGAGATATGCTAAAAAGAACTCCTCTATCGATTCGTGCATTGGATATCTTTAAAAACATAGACAAACATATAGGATGGTTTCTTTCTAACTTACCCAAGGAAACTCTAATTTTCATTCTTTCTGATCATGGATTTTACGGATATATTTAA
- a CDS encoding glycosyltransferase family 4 protein: MKYTLGIIDNFADLQFLDKELMIFKRNGIGGAPTYLQELLRHIIDYHHDNFFIKIGTWGENKVSFKKGRFVITSVKSKVYYRHSWGKLFFLYIKKPILILKLSKKLDGVDIFHLNNFSDAGLIKSFGSSSKMVYTVHGCLLRRNSTYNYSWGKHLIDQVIYSEMKYGIKNSNAIITVGKGMDPELYKLAKKYRKKNFLIPNGVDVELFSPSVNGKDIRERYNISDDATVIISTSRFSYERRIEMIIKAFSKILKKYKNIYLLLVGTGIRESELRNLVKELSVENNVIFTGPVSHYDIPKYYAAADIAFNSFTDIPVADSIIHTPSLGDSIKSVYPISISFSTIEALSTGIPVINIVKRVKDHQNINYKMLENEGGIVLPKGNLEVLAKTLETLIKHPELRDEMGKNAREIAVKERNLSKTIEKTISVYNWVMENF; this comes from the coding sequence ATGAAATATACATTAGGAATAATTGATAATTTTGCGGATTTGCAATTTTTAGATAAAGAATTAATGATATTTAAAAGAAATGGTATTGGCGGTGCACCCACTTATCTGCAGGAATTACTTAGACATATAATAGATTATCATCATGATAATTTTTTTATTAAAATAGGTACATGGGGTGAGAACAAAGTATCTTTTAAAAAGGGGAGATTTGTGATAACTAGTGTCAAAAGTAAAGTATACTATAGGCATTCTTGGGGAAAATTATTTTTTTTGTATATCAAAAAACCCATATTGATTTTAAAATTATCTAAAAAGCTTGATGGAGTGGATATTTTCCATTTAAATAACTTTTCAGATGCGGGGTTAATAAAATCATTTGGTTCATCTTCAAAAATGGTTTATACAGTTCATGGTTGTTTATTGAGGAGAAACTCCACTTATAACTATAGTTGGGGGAAACATTTAATAGATCAGGTTATTTATTCTGAAATGAAATATGGTATAAAGAATTCCAATGCAATAATTACCGTTGGAAAAGGCATGGATCCGGAATTGTACAAATTAGCTAAAAAATACAGAAAAAAAAATTTTCTAATACCCAATGGAGTTGATGTAGAATTATTTTCACCCTCAGTTAATGGGAAAGATATCCGGGAGAGGTATAACATTTCAGATGATGCAACAGTAATAATATCCACCAGTCGCTTTTCCTATGAAAGAAGGATAGAAATGATAATAAAAGCTTTTTCAAAAATTTTAAAAAAATATAAAAACATTTATCTCTTGTTAGTGGGAACTGGAATAAGAGAAAGTGAATTAAGAAATCTTGTAAAAGAACTCTCTGTAGAAAATAATGTTATTTTTACTGGACCAGTATCTCATTATGACATACCGAAATATTACGCTGCTGCAGATATTGCATTTAATAGTTTTACTGATATCCCGGTGGCTGATTCTATTATACATACTCCCTCCCTTGGAGACTCTATTAAAAGTGTATATCCAATATCAATATCTTTTTCAACTATTGAGGCCCTCTCTACTGGAATCCCTGTAATAAATATTGTGAAAAGAGTAAAAGATCATCAAAATATAAATTATAAAATGTTAGAAAATGAGGGGGGAATAGTACTACCCAAGGGTAATCTAGAGGTTTTAGCAAAGACATTAGAAACTCTAATAAAACATCCTGAACTTCGAGATGAGATGGGGAAAAATGCAAGAGAAATTGCAGTGAAAGAGAGAAATCTTTCGAAAACTATTGAAAAAACCATTTCAGTGTACAATTGGGTTATGGAAAATTTTTAA
- a CDS encoding glycosyltransferase family 4 protein translates to MQWVMKMALKFQTKKVVNDSSNKIKITVVAPLLKIKWGGISVAATNMINCLRKDPIFEVDTVDINSKPYFPNNIFKKLLKLFIQPSILFIRLLKKRDSQIFHVHASNNWGIMPIAITAIYAFIFNKKMVVTYHLNKNNFKKNFKIIKILSKYIDAHIILSEYLLDEISRAGVRPYIVPNIVDIENFNFKLRTKINPKIIVARHLAPQYRIEDALLVFSKISSIFPNAELTIIGNYDNINYKNKIINMIHKLGLENNVKLLRFIDSRKKLNVLFSRADIFLNTSEMDIFPMALLEAASNGLIIVTTNAGGIPYLIHHKINGLVAKVGDIENFYINIKDILKDEEMAKKISFNARKLAEECSCSNVIKKLKNIYLKLLNPN, encoded by the coding sequence ATGCAATGGGTGATGAAAATGGCTTTAAAATTTCAAACAAAAAAGGTAGTTAATGATTCCTCAAATAAAATAAAGATAACGGTAGTTGCCCCCCTTTTAAAAATTAAATGGGGAGGGATTTCCGTAGCAGCCACTAATATGATTAATTGCCTACGTAAAGACCCTATTTTTGAAGTTGATACTGTAGATATAAATTCTAAACCCTATTTCCCGAACAATATATTTAAAAAACTGCTTAAGTTATTTATACAACCATCAATATTATTTATTAGACTACTAAAAAAGAGAGACTCTCAAATATTCCATGTTCATGCATCCAATAATTGGGGTATTATGCCAATAGCAATTACTGCAATTTATGCCTTTATATTCAATAAAAAGATGGTTGTTACCTATCATCTTAACAAAAATAATTTCAAAAAAAATTTTAAAATAATAAAAATATTATCTAAATATATAGATGCACATATTATTCTCTCAGAATATCTACTTGATGAAATAAGTAGAGCTGGCGTCAGGCCTTATATAGTACCAAATATAGTGGATATAGAAAATTTTAATTTCAAGTTGAGAACAAAAATAAATCCAAAAATAATAGTGGCTCGTCATTTGGCCCCCCAATACAGAATAGAAGATGCCTTATTGGTGTTTTCCAAAATTTCTAGCATCTTTCCAAATGCGGAGTTGACAATTATTGGAAATTATGATAATATAAATTATAAAAATAAAATAATTAATATGATACATAAATTAGGTTTAGAAAATAATGTAAAATTACTACGCTTTATTGATTCTAGGAAAAAACTAAATGTCTTGTTTTCTAGAGCCGATATCTTTTTAAACACTTCGGAAATGGACATATTCCCCATGGCATTATTGGAAGCTGCTTCAAATGGTCTTATAATTGTTACTACTAATGCAGGAGGTATACCATATTTAATACATCACAAGATCAATGGACTTGTTGCTAAAGTTGGAGATATAGAAAATTTTTATATTAACATTAAAGATATATTAAAAGATGAAGAAATGGCAAAAAAAATATCTTTTAATGCTAGAAAATTAGCTGAAGAGTGCTCGTGCAGTAATGTAATTAAAAAATTGAAAAACATTTATCTAAAGTTGTTAAATCCAAACTAA
- a CDS encoding glycosyltransferase family 4 protein: MKILMVAPFNRNSGVSTHARNLKSALEKHISDLKIDTFTLKFTSLKNRVLHNFLKIVFKISNIYEVVHLHPSGYFGGLFTMLWISIVCKIRRVNFIITYHYPSYNIRKKLKNPFFKILFYYIFKNVSSFICVSNAQKREIENVYGDLFSYKIHVIYNGVDLKEFKIINKTYARELLNLPTDKKIIFSLGMLEKYKGHIYLIQAIRRIVEKNKNILCFIGGKGKLEKYLKDSITKYDLDSFVKILGFVPNDELSLWYNSADLFVLPSLSESFGIVQIEAMAVGTPVVATINGGSEEIIISEDYGFLCPPADPECLAEKILIAFEKDWNRNKIREYAKNFSWKNIAIDVFHVYRNAMGDENGFKISNKKGS, encoded by the coding sequence ATGAAGATTTTAATGGTGGCCCCATTCAATAGAAACTCGGGAGTTTCCACACATGCTAGAAATTTAAAAAGTGCATTAGAAAAGCATATCTCAGATTTGAAAATAGATACTTTCACTTTGAAGTTCACTTCTCTTAAAAATAGAGTTTTACATAATTTTTTGAAAATAGTGTTTAAGATATCAAATATATATGAGGTTGTTCATTTGCATCCTAGTGGATATTTTGGTGGTTTATTTACGATGCTCTGGATTTCAATTGTGTGCAAAATAAGGCGTGTAAATTTTATTATTACATATCATTATCCTTCATATAATATAAGAAAAAAGTTAAAAAACCCTTTCTTCAAAATATTGTTTTATTATATTTTTAAAAACGTAAGCTCTTTTATATGTGTATCTAATGCTCAAAAACGGGAGATAGAAAATGTATATGGTGATTTATTTTCTTATAAGATACATGTTATATATAATGGTGTGGATTTAAAAGAGTTTAAAATAATTAATAAAACATACGCCAGAGAATTACTAAATCTTCCAACTGATAAAAAGATAATCTTTAGTTTGGGAATGTTGGAGAAATATAAGGGGCATATTTACCTTATCCAAGCAATTAGAAGAATAGTTGAAAAAAATAAAAATATTCTGTGTTTCATAGGGGGGAAGGGGAAACTAGAGAAATATCTTAAGGATTCTATAACAAAATACGATTTGGACTCCTTTGTTAAAATTTTAGGTTTTGTACCAAACGATGAACTATCTCTATGGTACAATAGTGCAGATCTATTTGTGCTTCCGAGTTTGAGTGAGAGCTTTGGAATTGTGCAAATAGAAGCAATGGCTGTTGGAACACCGGTAGTAGCAACTATTAACGGAGGAAGTGAGGAAATTATAATTTCAGAAGATTATGGATTTCTATGCCCTCCAGCAGATCCAGAATGTTTGGCAGAGAAAATATTGATAGCGTTTGAAAAAGATTGGAATCGTAATAAAATAAGGGAATATGCTAAGAATTTTAGTTGGAAAAATATAGCTATAGATGTGTTTCATGTATATCGAAATGCAATGGGTGATGAAAATGGCTTTAAAATTTCAAACAAAAAAGGTAGTTAA
- the wecB gene encoding non-hydrolyzing UDP-N-acetylglucosamine 2-epimerase codes for MKIGIILGTRPEIIKMSPIIRELEKRNIEYSIIHTGQHYSYNMDRVFFEDLELPEPEYKLNVGEKYHTHGSQTGEMIKEIEKILVREDVNIVLVEGDTNSVLAGGISASKLHIPVGHVEAGLRSFDRRMPEEINRIIVDHLSDLLFAPTEVAKSNLIKEGIPDNRIFVTGNTIVDAVYQNLEIAKKRSNILNVLGLKEREYVIVTVHREENVDKKENLIKIVKILNEIHYPSIFPMHPRTKKRLEEYGLTIKNPYLRVIEPLGYLDFLLLLSKAKIVLTDSGGIQEEANILHIPCLTLRDNTERPETVKVGSNIVVGREIYKILNIIIEIFNGEKYDYMRETPIIFGDGKSGKVIVDILESWRG; via the coding sequence ATGAAGATAGGAATTATATTAGGAACTCGACCCGAGATAATTAAGATGTCTCCCATCATAAGAGAATTAGAAAAAAGAAATATAGAATATTCTATAATTCACACAGGACAACATTATTCATACAATATGGATAGAGTTTTTTTTGAGGATCTTGAACTTCCAGAACCTGAATACAAACTCAATGTAGGAGAAAAATATCATACCCATGGATCTCAAACTGGAGAGATGATAAAGGAGATAGAAAAGATATTGGTAAGAGAAGATGTAAATATTGTTTTAGTGGAAGGAGATACCAATTCAGTGCTAGCTGGAGGTATTTCTGCCTCTAAATTACACATACCTGTAGGTCATGTGGAAGCAGGACTCAGAAGTTTTGATAGAAGAATGCCTGAGGAAATAAACAGAATTATCGTAGATCACCTCTCAGATCTTCTATTTGCACCTACTGAAGTAGCAAAATCAAATCTTATTAAAGAAGGAATACCTGATAACAGAATATTCGTAACGGGAAATACTATTGTGGATGCAGTATATCAAAACCTAGAAATAGCAAAGAAAAGATCAAATATATTAAATGTGTTGGGGTTGAAAGAGAGAGAATATGTAATCGTAACTGTCCACCGGGAGGAAAATGTTGATAAAAAGGAAAATCTAATTAAAATTGTTAAAATATTGAATGAAATCCATTATCCTTCCATATTTCCTATGCATCCAAGAACCAAGAAAAGACTTGAGGAGTATGGATTAACTATAAAAAATCCCTATTTAAGAGTTATAGAGCCTTTAGGTTATTTAGATTTTCTATTGCTTCTTTCCAAAGCCAAAATAGTATTAACAGATTCTGGGGGTATTCAAGAGGAGGCTAATATATTACACATCCCATGCCTAACTTTGAGAGATAACACAGAGAGACCTGAAACTGTGAAAGTTGGGAGCAATATTGTGGTTGGTAGAGAAATTTATAAAATATTAAACATTATAATAGAAATATTTAATGGAGAAAAATATGATTATATGAGAGAGACTCCAATTATATTTGGAGATGGAAAAAGCGGAAAAGTAATAGTGGATATTTTGGAGAGTTGGAGGGGTTAG
- a CDS encoding DUF354 domain-containing protein, whose product MPKILFDAYTPPDIQLYESISNELKKHGFEIEFVIPNNEECINLIKKKGFPYKIVGSRSNKSFISKGVFNIIRFVLMFKYIYRTNPTVVISRAISTPIAAKIAGKKVFMFIDNDAATLALLLTLPLADRIYMPEAIKIYGNISPHIEKKVYFYRGIEEQIYLSEELKENIYKELNLEKNKDIIVVRPFGLITEYETSGRDSLEEILKDLVFDEQIINKYHIIVLPRTVEQKTLYEKIFKNGIIIPKTPLDGQSLLIQSKIFIGAGGTMSREAWILGNTVFSFYKGKELSVEKWLKSQKNYYYGVISKTKILKEKHKKNFFINTKLRSHIVKDIIENIIPH is encoded by the coding sequence ATGCCTAAAATATTGTTTGATGCATACACGCCTCCCGACATACAACTTTATGAATCAATCAGTAATGAGTTAAAAAAGCATGGTTTTGAAATAGAGTTTGTTATACCAAACAACGAAGAATGCATAAATTTAATAAAAAAGAAGGGATTCCCCTATAAAATTGTGGGCTCGAGGTCAAACAAAAGTTTTATTTCAAAAGGAGTTTTTAATATTATTAGATTTGTTCTAATGTTTAAGTATATATACAGAACAAATCCAACTGTTGTTATATCCCGAGCAATTTCAACTCCCATAGCTGCAAAAATAGCTGGTAAAAAGGTTTTTATGTTTATTGATAATGATGCTGCCACTTTGGCCCTACTGCTTACTTTACCTCTAGCAGATAGGATATACATGCCCGAAGCAATAAAGATATATGGGAATATTTCTCCACACATAGAGAAAAAAGTTTATTTTTATAGAGGTATTGAAGAACAGATATACCTGTCTGAGGAATTGAAAGAAAATATTTATAAAGAACTCAATTTAGAAAAAAATAAAGACATTATCGTCGTAAGGCCATTTGGTTTAATAACCGAATACGAAACCTCTGGTAGAGATTCTTTAGAAGAAATATTAAAAGACCTAGTTTTTGATGAGCAGATTATAAATAAATATCATATAATTGTACTTCCGCGCACTGTTGAACAGAAAACACTATATGAAAAAATTTTTAAAAATGGCATTATAATTCCCAAAACACCTCTCGACGGACAGTCTTTGTTAATACAATCAAAAATATTTATTGGTGCTGGAGGTACAATGAGTAGAGAAGCTTGGATATTGGGCAACACAGTTTTTTCATTCTATAAAGGTAAAGAGTTGAGTGTTGAAAAATGGTTAAAATCTCAAAAAAACTATTATTATGGTGTCATTTCAAAGACAAAAATTTTAAAAGAAAAACATAAGAAAAATTTTTTTATAAATACCAAATTGAGATCTCATATAGTAAAAGATATAATTGAAAACATAATACCTCACTAG
- a CDS encoding P-loop NTPase fold protein translates to MRNFTISLLGIDGAGKSTLSKRLKEELEKKGYRVRIVPFHYWVFADKLKMKYWKVVDKDRETVLKPYEPKPFSLSAILKPIIALMDNILFYISTQPDGKRWNVVIYDRFICATQIKLKALGYHVEWLRPIWENFKTDYCFIIDISEEESIKRQINREDPYTYRKQQLKIERYEYVKFAKKHNCIILEGKNSVGKNIKVIMEVFKNA, encoded by the coding sequence ATGAGGAACTTCACAATATCTCTACTAGGGATAGATGGCGCCGGAAAATCCACTCTATCAAAGCGCCTTAAGGAAGAGTTAGAAAAAAAAGGATATAGGGTAAGAATTGTACCATTTCATTACTGGGTGTTTGCGGATAAATTGAAGATGAAATACTGGAAAGTAGTTGATAAAGATCGTGAGACTGTGTTAAAACCCTATGAACCAAAACCATTTTCATTATCTGCTATATTAAAACCTATAATAGCACTGATGGATAATATTCTGTTTTACATCTCCACACAGCCCGATGGGAAGAGGTGGAATGTTGTGATATATGATAGATTTATATGTGCGACCCAGATTAAATTAAAGGCTTTAGGGTACCATGTAGAATGGCTGCGTCCTATATGGGAAAATTTTAAAACTGATTATTGTTTTATTATAGACATTTCAGAAGAAGAATCTATAAAAAGACAAATTAACCGTGAAGATCCGTATACTTATAGAAAGCAACAATTAAAGATAGAAAGGTATGAATATGTAAAATTTGCAAAAAAACATAATTGCATCATATTAGAAGGTAAAAACTCTGTGGGAAAAAATATAAAGGTGATTATGGAGGTTTTTAAAAATGCCTAA
- a CDS encoding PHP domain-containing protein produces the protein MRIDMHVHSEYSFDSKMKIKTIAKITKKRGLDGIALTDHNTLKGIKNAKETFRNYGLMLIPGVELRVEKTDYLIYFIEEEALLKIKEVNDIIDYVKENNGIIGVAHPYRRGYNLPHRNILERLDVVEVFNARNTFNENAMAENLVKKLNKTPTAGSDAHIYSYIGLGYIICGDDIKECLLKNKVRIAGEYPTRYMKMHNKLKAAQYMPSTKKRYYLTHPYTAFKKLLKK, from the coding sequence ATGAGAATAGATATGCATGTTCACAGTGAGTATTCCTTTGATTCAAAAATGAAAATAAAGACCATTGCGAAAATAACCAAAAAAAGAGGGTTGGATGGAATTGCTCTGACTGATCATAACACACTGAAAGGGATTAAAAATGCAAAGGAAACATTCAGAAATTATGGATTAATGCTTATACCTGGAGTGGAGTTAAGAGTTGAGAAAACAGATTATCTCATTTACTTTATAGAGGAAGAGGCACTTTTAAAGATAAAAGAGGTGAATGATATTATAGATTATGTAAAGGAAAATAATGGGATTATTGGAGTGGCTCATCCTTATAGAAGAGGATATAATCTTCCACATAGAAACATTCTTGAGAGATTAGATGTTGTGGAGGTATTCAATGCGAGAAATACTTTTAATGAGAATGCAATGGCTGAGAATTTGGTGAAGAAACTTAATAAAACTCCAACTGCAGGGAGTGATGCTCATATATATTCGTATATTGGTTTAGGATATATAATTTGTGGAGATGACATTAAAGAATGTTTACTTAAAAATAAGGTGAGAATAGCAGGAGAGTATCCAACTAGATATATGAAGATGCATAATAAATTAAAGGCTGCACAGTATATGCCCTCCACTAAAAAAAGATATTATTTAACACACCCCTATACAGCATTTAAAAAATTACTTAAAAAATGA
- a CDS encoding ATP-grasp domain-containing protein, whose amino-acid sequence MILVTGGSRRATLTIVRSLGRKGLKISVGDHTKLSTASLSKYSTNKFLYPNPQKMPIAFFNNILSIIRSKKYDVIIPVHDFEILPIIKNKNIIEKYSSLPFVDFDTFMKTLSKWETLKIANSVGVKIPRTYRPLDKEDLRKIKKDMKYPVVVKPISQTLWDPEKGAKTRYVTTKNYINNDKDLEKFFSKIKNVKDYLIQEYVEGQGAGTSFLFNKGKMRAYFSYIRLREYPITGGPSTLRMSIKNDEMVDAGKRLLEKLNWHGVAMVEFKLTKKGPVLMEINGRFWGSLALAYHAGVDFPYLLYKLAVDGDVNMVREYKTGVLCRWLIPGDILNFYFRLKTERKDNSYVFKEFFRFRGTYYDYIDLDDPLPVIGALITSGRYFVDYLKGKRTISGEYR is encoded by the coding sequence GTGATATTAGTTACTGGTGGTTCTAGGAGAGCTACCCTTACAATTGTGAGATCCTTAGGGAGAAAAGGATTAAAAATATCTGTTGGAGACCACACTAAATTATCTACTGCTTCTCTGTCAAAATATTCTACTAATAAGTTCTTATACCCAAATCCTCAAAAAATGCCTATAGCATTTTTTAACAATATACTTTCAATAATTAGATCAAAAAAATATGATGTTATTATACCTGTACACGATTTTGAAATATTGCCAATCATAAAAAATAAGAATATTATTGAAAAATACTCTAGTCTTCCATTCGTGGATTTTGATACTTTTATGAAAACATTAAGTAAATGGGAAACATTAAAAATTGCAAACTCTGTAGGAGTTAAAATACCACGAACTTATCGTCCTTTAGATAAAGAGGATTTAAGGAAAATTAAAAAGGATATGAAGTACCCTGTAGTTGTAAAGCCGATATCCCAGACCCTCTGGGACCCAGAAAAAGGTGCAAAAACAAGATATGTGACAACTAAAAACTACATTAACAACGATAAAGATTTAGAAAAGTTCTTCTCTAAAATAAAAAATGTTAAAGATTATCTAATTCAGGAATATGTAGAAGGACAGGGTGCAGGTACATCATTTCTATTTAACAAGGGAAAGATGAGAGCATATTTTTCTTATATAAGATTAAGAGAGTACCCCATTACTGGTGGACCATCTACATTAAGGATGAGTATAAAAAATGACGAGATGGTAGATGCTGGAAAGAGATTACTGGAAAAGTTAAACTGGCATGGTGTTGCAATGGTTGAATTTAAACTAACTAAAAAAGGACCTGTGCTTATGGAAATAAATGGCAGGTTCTGGGGGTCATTGGCATTGGCTTATCATGCAGGTGTGGATTTCCCATATCTTCTATACAAACTTGCTGTAGATGGGGATGTGAATATGGTAAGGGAGTATAAAACAGGTGTTCTTTGTAGGTGGCTTATTCCTGGAGATATTCTTAATTTTTATTTTAGACTTAAAACAGAAAGAAAGGACAACTCTTATGTTTTCAAAGAGTTTTTCAGGTTTAGAGGAACGTATTATGATTATATTGATTTAGATGACCCACTACCTGTTATTGGAGCATTAATCACATCTGGAAGATATTTTGTAGATTATCTTAAAGGAAAAAGAACAATTTCAGGTGAATATAGGTAA
- a CDS encoding polysaccharide deacetylase family protein has protein sequence MIYSRYSFNRFVSSFNTIIEILEDYNASSTFPITAMTLERNVDTIKEWRNKRIEWAMHGYVHVDYSNLDKETIEKHIVAGRKIFYRSGIELYGFRAPYLSVNDEILGILRERRFLYDSSKSFFVDVIPVDGNVKRILKYYKPIKNWKLENYDGLVEIPVSLPDDEILVDRLGYRGDKIGKIWVKMCEIIKDLGGIPVLQLHPERGRICSDALSMVLEWARKNDINVVQLKDIAQGNLSNILVITGDVDIIKISDLRYMKGEI, from the coding sequence GTGATATATTCCAGATACTCCTTTAACAGGTTTGTATCCTCATTTAACACAATTATTGAGATTCTGGAGGATTATAATGCCTCTTCTACCTTTCCAATTACTGCTATGACTCTTGAAAGGAATGTGGATACTATAAAAGAGTGGAGAAATAAGAGAATAGAATGGGCAATGCATGGATACGTGCATGTGGATTATTCCAATCTTGATAAAGAGACAATAGAAAAGCATATTGTGGCTGGGAGGAAGATATTTTATCGATCTGGGATAGAGTTATACGGATTTAGAGCTCCATATCTGAGTGTAAACGATGAAATCTTGGGAATATTGAGAGAAAGACGATTTTTATATGACTCTTCCAAAAGTTTCTTTGTTGATGTCATTCCTGTAGATGGTAATGTTAAGAGAATATTGAAATATTATAAACCAATAAAAAACTGGAAATTGGAGAATTATGATGGATTGGTGGAAATTCCCGTTAGTTTGCCAGATGATGAGATACTTGTGGATCGCCTTGGTTACAGGGGTGATAAAATTGGAAAAATATGGGTGAAAATGTGCGAGATTATAAAAGATCTGGGCGGGATTCCAGTATTGCAGTTACATCCGGAGAGGGGAAGAATATGTTCAGATGCTCTGAGCATGGTCCTTGAATGGGCAAGAAAAAATGATATAAACGTTGTTCAATTAAAGGATATTGCCCAGGGAAATTTATCCAATATTCTGGTAATTACAGGTGATGTGGATATAATTAAAATATCAGATTTGAGATATATGAAAGGGGAGATATAA